The following proteins are encoded in a genomic region of Deltaproteobacteria bacterium:
- a CDS encoding Maf family protein produces MKTLTPLKKTVLASASPRRRELMKDIIETFEVTSVDVDESITSHEDAAAHATRLALEKAKAAAPRNKNAVIIAADTLVTINGAILGKPEGASHAKEMLKTLSGKTHSVFTAFCIYDDRPLSIKACESRVTFKDLTDSEIEEYISTGEPFDKAGSYGAQGRGKALIERVEGSLTNVIGLPTEELRAELVRLSLAKE; encoded by the coding sequence GTGAAAACGCTCACGCCGCTAAAAAAAACAGTACTGGCCTCCGCCTCGCCTCGCCGCAGAGAGCTCATGAAGGACATCATAGAGACCTTTGAGGTCACTTCCGTTGACGTCGACGAATCAATAACAAGCCATGAGGACGCTGCAGCGCACGCAACGCGGCTTGCCCTTGAAAAGGCAAAGGCCGCGGCGCCAAGAAATAAAAATGCCGTCATTATAGCCGCCGACACGCTCGTTACGATAAACGGAGCTATCCTTGGCAAACCAGAAGGCGCCTCGCATGCAAAGGAGATGTTAAAAACGCTTTCCGGAAAAACGCATTCCGTTTTCACGGCCTTTTGCATATACGACGACAGGCCTCTCTCCATAAAAGCCTGCGAGAGCAGAGTGACATTCAAAGACCTTACAGACTCGGAAATAGAGGAGTACATCTCGACCGGCGAGCCCTTTGATAAGGCGGGCTCCTACGGCGCACAGGGCCGTGGCAAAGCGCTCATAGAGAGGGTCGAAGGCTCACTGACGAACGTAATCGGGCTTCCGACAGAAGAACTTAGAGCAGAACTTGTCAGACTATCACTTGCAAAAGAATAA
- a CDS encoding DUF3365 domain-containing protein codes for MRSRAKITVFVSLLIILSLALSQGNNALATKAEEEAALKTARVMTTELLKRTKGMLVKLLHEGDMLKAITVCAIAVPEIMAEFNSKPHHTIKRTSVKYRNPANMPDYYERKILEEMQSLADKGRLTPEFESIDVVTENDDITYLRYMKPLRVEKPCLNCHGPSENIAPEVMKFLAKFYPDDRARDFKEGDLRGAVSVKIALKFPENQP; via the coding sequence ATGCGTTCTCGCGCAAAGATAACCGTTTTTGTATCGCTGCTTATTATCCTCTCTCTGGCGCTTTCTCAAGGCAACAACGCCCTTGCAACAAAGGCCGAGGAAGAGGCCGCGCTAAAGACCGCGCGCGTAATGACCACAGAGCTTCTAAAGAGGACCAAGGGCATGCTCGTAAAACTCCTGCACGAGGGCGACATGCTAAAGGCCATCACCGTGTGCGCCATAGCAGTGCCGGAGATAATGGCCGAGTTCAACAGCAAGCCGCACCATACGATTAAAAGGACCTCGGTAAAGTACAGAAACCCGGCCAACATGCCCGACTACTACGAGAGAAAAATACTCGAAGAGATGCAGTCGCTTGCCGACAAAGGCCGCCTGACACCCGAGTTCGAGAGCATAGACGTAGTTACCGAAAATGACGACATCACGTACCTTCGCTACATGAAACCCCTTAGAGTGGAAAAGCCCTGCCTAAACTGCCACGGCCCAAGCGAGAACATCGCGCCCGAGGTGATGAAGTTCCTCGCTAAATTCTACCCCGACGATAGGGCTCGCGATTTTAAGGAAGGCGACCTCCGGGGCGCGGTGTCGGTGAAGATAGCATTAAAATTCCCGGAAAACCAGCCCTGA